The following are encoded together in the Lathyrus oleraceus cultivar Zhongwan6 chromosome 3, CAAS_Psat_ZW6_1.0, whole genome shotgun sequence genome:
- the LOC127130681 gene encoding uncharacterized protein LOC127130681: MDLIKYIFEKPVVTSRIARWQMLIEYDIQYVTQKIINGSVLSDYLAHLLVEGYQPLRFDFPDEDIMFIRDFTMPGSEISPEEDPEAGSRWTLMFEGASNARGNDMGAVITSPTDFHLPFTAKLCFDCTNNMEEYEACIYGLEATVDLRIKIFEVYGDSALIISQVKGD; encoded by the coding sequence atggatctgataAAGTATATATTCGAAAAGCCTGTTGTTACTAGTAGAATCGCGCGGTGGCAAATGTTAAtcgaatatgatatccagtatgTGACCCAGAAGATAATAAATGGGAGTGTTCTGTCTGACTACCTTGCTCACTTACTTGTGGAAGGTTATCAACcgttgaggtttgactttccagaCGAAGACATCATGTTTATCAGAGACTTCACTATGCCTGGCTCCGAGATAAGCCCTGAGGAAGACCCCGAAGCAGGATCACGATGGACGCTCATGTTCGAAGGTGCTTCCAATGCTCGTGGTAACGACATGGGTGCAGTTATCACTTCTCCAACCGATTTCCACCTTCCATTTACCGCCAAATTATGTTTTGACTGCACCAataatatggaagaatatgaagcatgtatctacGGTTTGGAGGCAACCGTCGACTTAAGGATCAAGATTTTTGAGGTATACGGTGATTCAGCTCTGATAATAAGTCAGGTAAAAGGTGATTGA
- the LOC127130683 gene encoding uncharacterized protein LOC127130683, which yields MDMPKGMLDIDTHNALLAHIELLNKKLAESNLVKANVIQVQALRCDLCGGEHVNGRCSLERTSEENSNANQGMQQSQQALFQRNPSQFKETLPNLIKVTQISFDQISIYFHEILELILKFAKFMQALLKGGKQILTQEQVNMTVKEETTKPSKVPPNTKDLGEFNITYTIGGLKVPHALCDLGSSINVILLSKFKELNIGKIISSNMTLTLADSSVTHLLGIVQDVLVHVDGLTFPAHFVVIDMKNDLEGPVIHWRPFLETEKEKIDVEAGELILKFNKGNVGLTHMNAYHI from the exons ATGGACATGCCTAAAGGTATGTTAGATATTGATACCCATAATGCTCTTTTAGCTCATATTGAATTGTTAAATAAAAAGCTAGCTGAAAGCAACTTAGTTAAAGCTAATGTGATCCAAGTACAAGCACTTAGGTGCGATTTATGTGGAGGAGAACATGTGAATGGAAGGTGTTCGTTGGAAAGGACAAGTGAGGAG AATTCAAATGCTAACCAAGGGATGCAACAAAGCCAACAGGCTCTGTTTCAAAGGAATCCATCACAGTTCAAAGAAACCTTGCCGAATTTAATTAAAGTCACTCAAATTAGCTTTGATCAG ATAAGTATCTATTTTCATGAAATCTTAGAATTAATTCTCAAGTTTGCTAAGTTTATGCAAGCATTGTTGAAAGGTGGAAAGCAAATATTGACTCAAGAACAGGTCAACATGACAGTGAAAGAGGAGACAACAAAACCGTCAAAAGTGCCACCAAATACAAAGGATCTAGGGGAATTCAACATCACTTACACCATTGGTGGGTTGAAAGTACCACATGCTTTATGTGACTTAGGATCGAGCATCAATGTCATTTTGTTGAGTAAATTTAAGGAATTGAATATAGGAAAGATCATATCGAGCAACATGACACTAACTTTAGCCGATTCATCTGTGACACATTTGCTTGGTATTGTACAAGATGTGCTAGTTCATGTCGATGGTCTAACCTTCCCTGCACACTTTGTGGTGATCGACATGAAAAATGATTTAGAAGGGCCAGTGATTCACTGGCGCCCATTCTTGGAAACTGAGAAGGAAAAAATAGATGTGGAGGCAGGTGAACTGATTTTAAAGTTCAATAAGGGAAATGTGGGTTTAACGCATATGAATGCATACCATATTTAG